GCTGGTCGCAGAAGACCAAGAGGATTATAAAGCCTATCCGGACGGGTACAAACTGCATCGCGTGAGCGCTTCTATTGGGGCGGATAAAGCCATCGTGACCAGTGATGATCTGCCGCCTTATCGCATCAAGATTGCCGCACACCCATGCCCGCAATAACCGTTGCAAAAATAACCAGCCACCTGCGCGAGATGCGGGATTGTCTGTTCTGGGTGATGGGCCGTGACGCGCAGGGCGGGTTGCGCGCGCGTGCAGTTTGTGCGGAGAGTTTGGCCCTGTACCGCAAACCGGCCTTCATTCGCGCAACGCTGATCGGGGCGGCTGGTGGGGCGATTATGGGGATGTTTGTGGGTTTTAAGCACACTTATTGGGACCATTGGGGGGCTGGTTTCAGGGCTGATCTGCATGCCGTTGCGGCCAGAACGATGGCGCGGCAACAGGCCCCGCACACACCGGCAGAACAACAGCCCGTGGCGCGGCCAGCGTTGACGGATGGTGTGGATCAGACAATCAAAACCGTTCGCGACAATATGCAGACCGCCTGGGCCCAGACGCATTTTGCGCGGGCGGCGGGATATGGGGCGATGTCGGCGGCGTTTATGGCGGTTTTAATGGTCCCGGTCGCGGTGACATACCGTGGACACCGTGCGGATCGCGGGCCACAGCCATAAGCAAAAACGGCCTTCCCTTTGCCGGTTTAATGACTATCCTGTCAAAGCGGTTCCATCGGGGCCGCTTTGATTGTTTTTGAAAGGATACGGCCATGAAAGTCGAGTTGGAGATTGAGTGCACGCCGGAAGAAGCCCGCGCGTTTTTTGGGTTGCCCAACATTGCGCCGATGCAGGACCGCATGATGAAGGAAATGGAAGACCGTATCCTTGAAAACATCCGCAATCTGGACCCGGAAACATTGGTCAATACATGGATGCCGATGACGATCAACAGCTGGAACGAGATGCAGAAAATGTTCTGGTCCCAGATGGGGCAATCCATGCCGAACATGCCCGGCATGCCGGGGTTCGGGACACAATCTGGCAGTGCCGCCGCCGATGAGGCCAAGGCGAAAAAGCCCGCCAAAGACAAATAAGAACCTGCCATGACTGCGTCGCATACCGATACGATTTACGCATTGGCCACACCCCCGGGGCGGGGTGGGGTGGCGGTTGTGCGTGTATCGGGTGCGGGCGCGCACAAATCCGCTGCCGTCATTGCGGGTGCAAAACCATTGATCCCACGCATGACGACCCTGCGCCTTCTGCGTGATCCGCAGCAGGGTGCAGTGATTGATCATGCGATGGTGATTGGGTTTTCAGGCCCCGTCAGTTTCACCGGTGAAGATGTGGTGGAATACCATCTGCATGGTGGGCCCGCCGTTGTGCGGGCGATGTTGGGCGCACTAAAAAACCAACCCGGGCACCGCATGGCGGAGCCGGGTGAATTTACCCGTCGCGCCTTTGAAAACGGCAAGATGGATTTAACCGCGGCCGAAGCTGTGGCCGATTTGATCCATGCCGAAACGCAGTTACAGGCGCAGCAAGCGTTGCGCCAGATGGATGGGGCGCTCTCCAGCCTGTATGAGGGCTGGCGCGATCAATTAAAACGGGCCTTGGCGCATCTGGAGGCCGATCTGGATTTCCCGGATGAAGATTTGCCCGATGGTGTGGCGGAACAAGTAACGCCCGTCATTCTTGATTTGATTGAGGATGTGCAGGCGCATTTGAATGATAACCGCCGCGGCGAACGCCTGCGCGATGGCATTCATATCGCCGTGATTGGTGCGCCCAATGCGGGCAAATCATCGCTGGTCAATGCGCTGGCCAAACGCGATGTGGCCATTGTATCGGATCAGGCCGGCACCACCCGTGATGTGATTGAGGTGCATCTGGATCTCAACGGCTATCCGGTTATTCTGGCCGACACGGCGGGCCTGCGCCCCGATCAGATCGGCACAAGTGGCGCCGATGCGATTGAGGGCGAGGGCATTCGCCGCGCCCTGCAACGGGCCGAAAGTGCGGATATTCGTATGCTGGTGTTCGATGCCACGGATGACACGCTGGATCACCACACGCTGGGCCTGGTCGATGAAAATTGCATCATCGTGGCGAACAAGGCAGACACGGAAGGTTCGCGCCCCGTTGATATCACGGGCTATACGGCGATCGACGTATCCGCCCGCACAGGCCAGGGCATGGATGGATTGATCAACGCCATGATTGAGCGGCTGGAGCAGGTGGTGGGTCGCCGTGAGGCCCCGTCACTAACCCGCGCCCGTCACCGCGATGCGCTGGAACAATGCCGCGGCCATTTGACACGGGCGCTGGCTGCACCTCTGCCAGAATTGATGGCAGAGGATGTGCGGCTGGCCTTACGCGCGCTGGGCCGCATCACGGGACGCGTTGATGTCGAGGATTTGCTCGACGTCATTTTCCGCGATTTTTGTATCGGGAAATAAAAAGGCATCAAAGGTTGAGCCGCGCGGCAGGATGTTTTACCCTTGGGCCTTCCCCATCGTAACGCCTGAATGAAATCAACCCATGTTTGAAAAACTTTTCGCGCTGATTCAGCATTATCAATCTTTATTGGACCCCGCTTCACCATGGTCGTGGGTGATTGGACTGTCTGTTTTGGTGCTGGTCGCCACCATAGCCAATTTTGTCGTGAAAAGAGTTCTGGTGGGTGCTGTCACGCATTTGTTGCGTTACACGCCGATTGGACAGGATGAAAAATCCTTACATGACGGTGTTGTGCCGCGACTGGCGAATGTTGTCCCCGCGCTTGTGATTATTGGGGGTATTCATCTTGTTCCCGGTCTGCCTGATCTGCTGGTCAGGGTGGTTTACAACGTGTCGTCCGCGTTCATCATTCTGACGGTTGCGCGGGCCATCAGTGCCGCGTTGAACACCGTCAATGCAC
The window above is part of the Micavibrio aeruginosavorus ARL-13 genome. Proteins encoded here:
- a CDS encoding DUF6489 family protein, with the translated sequence MKVELEIECTPEEARAFFGLPNIAPMQDRMMKEMEDRILENIRNLDPETLVNTWMPMTINSWNEMQKMFWSQMGQSMPNMPGMPGFGTQSGSAAADEAKAKKPAKDK
- the mnmE gene encoding tRNA uridine-5-carboxymethylaminomethyl(34) synthesis GTPase MnmE is translated as MTASHTDTIYALATPPGRGGVAVVRVSGAGAHKSAAVIAGAKPLIPRMTTLRLLRDPQQGAVIDHAMVIGFSGPVSFTGEDVVEYHLHGGPAVVRAMLGALKNQPGHRMAEPGEFTRRAFENGKMDLTAAEAVADLIHAETQLQAQQALRQMDGALSSLYEGWRDQLKRALAHLEADLDFPDEDLPDGVAEQVTPVILDLIEDVQAHLNDNRRGERLRDGIHIAVIGAPNAGKSSLVNALAKRDVAIVSDQAGTTRDVIEVHLDLNGYPVILADTAGLRPDQIGTSGADAIEGEGIRRALQRAESADIRMLVFDATDDTLDHHTLGLVDENCIIVANKADTEGSRPVDITGYTAIDVSARTGQGMDGLINAMIERLEQVVGRREAPSLTRARHRDALEQCRGHLTRALAAPLPELMAEDVRLALRALGRITGRVDVEDLLDVIFRDFCIGK